The sequence below is a genomic window from Deltaproteobacteria bacterium GWC2_65_14.
CAGGTCCCCCTTCCGGGTCAGCGGGATCTTCGCCAGGTCCTCGATGTCCTGAACATCGGCGGGCTTGACCCCCGCCTCGTCCATCTTCCTGCGGGCGGCCGGGGCGTTCTCGTAGGCATGCCGGACCGTCTCGCGGAGGATCGTCCTCCGGAACGCTTCGCGCTCCTTCGGAGCCATCGTCTCCTGGGATTCGTCGAAATATCCTTTCGTCCGGTCGATCATGACCCCTCCACCCCTCAGAACCGGGACGTTCCTAAGAACTCGAAAGAAATCATTTATCCTCCAAAATGATCAGGCCCACCGGATTCTGAGGAACGTCCCAGTTCTACATCCCAGTTCTAAGGAACGTCCCGGTTCTTAGGATAGCCAGCGCTTGCGCCGTTTGTAATGCTTGATGTCCTTGTAGGATTTCCGGGTGCCGACATCGGTCATCCCCAGGTAGAACTCCTTGACATCCTCGTTGCTGGCGAGCTTCTCGGTCTCGCCGTCGAGGACGACCTTCCCGTTCTCCATGATGTACCCGTAGGTGGAGATGGAGAGGGCCACCCGGGCATTCTGCTCGACGAGGAGGATCGTGGTTTTCTCCTTGTCATTGATATCCTTGATGATCCCGAAGATCTCCCGGACCAGGAGCGGCGACAGGCCGAGAGACGGCTCGTCGAGCAGCATCAGCTTGGGCCGGGCCATCAGGGCCCGACCGATGGCGAGCATCTGCTGCTCCCCTCCGGAAAGGTAGCCGGCCAGCTGTTTCCTGCGCTCCTTCAGCTGCGGGAAATAGCCGTAGACCCGGTCGTAATCCCCCTTCACGTTCCTGGTGTCCTTCCGGGTGTGGGCGCCGCACCGGAGGTTCTCCTCGACGGTCAGATCCTCGAAGACCCTGCGCCCCTCCATCACCTGGAAGACCCCCCGCCGCACGATCTCCTCCGCGTCCCTCCCGTTGATCTTCACCCCCTCGAACAGGATCTCCCCGTCGGTCACCTCCCCCTCCTCGGATTTCAGCAGCCCCGAGATCGCCTTCAGGGTGGTGGACTTCCCGGCCCCGTTCGCGCCCAGGAGCGCCACGATCTGCCCCTGGGGAACCACCAGGGAGAGCCCTTTCAGGACGAGGATGACGTCCGAGTAGATCACCTCGATGTTGTTCACCTGGAGCATGCGAACCATTCCTCGCTGGTTGGGAGACGGGGCGGGGCGGCTTGCCCCCGCCCCGTCTTCGTCGTTGCCTGCCTTTGCCCCCTTAGTACCCGAGCCACTCCTTCTTGCGGGGCAGTTCGATGGTGGCCTTCTGGACCATCTTCCCCCCCTGGTATTCGTAGATCTTCGCCGACATGTTCGGACGATGGTCGCCAGAGGCGAATGTGAGCTTCGAGGTCAGCCCCCCCGTGTCGAAATCCTTGAACGTCTCGAGCGCCGCCTTCACGCCCGGGCCGGTCAATTCGCCCTTCTTGTCC
It includes:
- a CDS encoding ABC transporter ATP-binding protein; the encoded protein is MLQVNNIEVIYSDVILVLKGLSLVVPQGQIVALLGANGAGKSTTLKAISGLLKSEEGEVTDGEILFEGVKINGRDAEEIVRRGVFQVMEGRRVFEDLTVEENLRCGAHTRKDTRNVKGDYDRVYGYFPQLKERRKQLAGYLSGGEQQMLAIGRALMARPKLMLLDEPSLGLSPLLVREIFGIIKDINDKEKTTILLVEQNARVALSISTYGYIMENGKVVLDGETEKLASNEDVKEFYLGMTDVGTRKSYKDIKHYKRRKRWLS